A genomic window from Clostridium cylindrosporum DSM 605 includes:
- a CDS encoding HutD family protein, which translates to MNYNVELLRQENYKPTFWSGGVATELTTYPLDSDYASKNFLWRLGVAKIDIPESTFSSLPKVSRKFMVIEGKITLDHENKYKKLLNPFEQDDFMGDWTTKTYGKASVFNLMTRENYNGELLHINISPNKQLKFEYKTSLNKDLEAICFYTVNGGFTSTINDKVFETIKNDLILINSVDSSSINEFLLSNNTSEITNIIVSIIYSN; encoded by the coding sequence ATGAACTATAATGTAGAATTACTAAGGCAAGAAAATTATAAGCCAACATTTTGGTCTGGAGGAGTAGCTACAGAACTGACAACATATCCCTTAGATTCTGATTATGCTAGCAAAAACTTTTTATGGAGGCTAGGGGTTGCTAAAATTGATATACCAGAATCTACTTTTAGTAGCCTACCAAAAGTTTCTCGTAAATTCATGGTTATAGAAGGAAAAATAACTTTGGACCATGAAAATAAGTATAAAAAACTACTTAATCCATTTGAGCAAGACGATTTTATGGGGGATTGGACAACTAAAACCTATGGTAAAGCTTCTGTTTTTAATTTAATGACAAGAGAAAATTATAATGGTGAATTACTTCATATTAATATTAGCCCTAATAAACAGCTTAAATTCGAATATAAAACTTCATTAAATAAAGATTTAGAAGCAATTTGTTTTTACACTGTAAATGGTGGATTTACCTCTACTATTAATGATAAGGTTTTTGAAACTATTAAAAATGATTTGATTTTAATTAACTCTGTAGATTCAAGCTCTATTAATGAATTTTTGCTTTCTAATAATACCTCAGAAATTACTAATATAATAGTAAGCATAATTTATAGTAATTAG
- a CDS encoding peptide deformylase produces the protein MIRSILKDEVFLREKSVPATQDDITVIDDLVDTLRANLDECVGMAANMIGIKKRILVFSVGDSIISMVNPVILKKEKSYETEESCLSLTGFRKTTRYETIEVEYLDRDFKKHKEIFNGFTAQIIQHEVDHFEGIII, from the coding sequence ATGATAAGGTCAATTTTAAAGGATGAAGTTTTTTTAAGAGAGAAATCAGTACCTGCAACACAAGATGATATAACTGTTATTGATGATTTAGTGGATACATTAAGAGCAAATTTAGATGAGTGTGTTGGTATGGCTGCTAATATGATAGGAATAAAAAAACGTATATTGGTATTTAGTGTAGGGGATAGCATTATTTCTATGGTGAATCCAGTTATACTAAAGAAAGAGAAAAGTTATGAGACTGAGGAGAGTTGTTTGTCATTAACTGGTTTCAGAAAAACAACAAGATATGAAACAATAGAAGTAGAGTATCTTGATAGAGACTTTAAGAAGCATAAAGAAATATTTAATGGATTTACTGCTCAGATTATTCAGCATGAAGTAGATCATTTCGAAGGTATAATAATCTAA
- the traF gene encoding conjugal transfer protein TraF, which translates to MFENDRYEEDVKLFEKVTSTQADELLSNEDLAVAYIGRGTCPFCRKFVNKLSGLANKINTTIYYVDTDNFSDNGISSLREKYNIVTVPGFIVSKNRKIEVRCDSSIPEDEILDMVK; encoded by the coding sequence ATGTTTGAAAATGATAGATACGAAGAAGATGTAAAGTTATTTGAAAAAGTAACTTCTACACAAGCAGATGAATTATTATCTAATGAAGACTTAGCTGTTGCTTATATTGGCCGTGGAACATGCCCATTTTGCCGTAAATTTGTTAATAAGTTAAGTGGATTAGCTAATAAAATTAACACAACTATTTATTATGTGGATACTGATAACTTTTCAGATAATGGAATTAGCTCACTTAGAGAAAAATATAATATTGTAACTGTACCAGGATTTATTGTTAGTAAAAACAGAAAAATAGAGGTTCGTTGTGATTCTTCAATTCCAGAAGATGAAATATTAGATATGGTAAAGTAA
- a CDS encoding response regulator — protein sequence MSEYSLKILICDDSMLMRKRLKESLSLCGCFDILEATNGQAAVDIYKEESPDLVFMDLVMPIKDGITAVFEIKEFDKKAKIIIASSSGTQENLKKAIKAGAIEFIQKPWGQDQLNRIIKNFTKKEE from the coding sequence ATGTCTGAGTATTCTTTAAAAATTCTTATATGTGATGATTCAATGTTAATGAGAAAAAGATTAAAAGAAAGTTTATCTTTATGCGGTTGCTTCGATATTCTAGAAGCAACTAATGGCCAGGCAGCAGTAGATATTTATAAGGAAGAAAGTCCGGATTTAGTATTTATGGACTTAGTTATGCCAATAAAGGATGGGATAACCGCAGTTTTTGAAATAAAGGAATTTGATAAAAAGGCTAAAATTATTATAGCTTCTTCTTCGGGGACACAGGAGAACCTAAAGAAAGCTATTAAGGCTGGGGCAATTGAATTTATTCAGAAGCCATGGGGACAAGATCAACTTAATAGGATAATTAAGAACTTTACGAAGAAGGAGGAATAG